TGGGCGCCATGTTGGAGACGGTACGACCCTACTCCTGGAGCGAGCTAGGTCCTCGGATTGTCGACGTCTACAAACAGCTTCAACGCCCAAGTTGATTGAGGGAGCTTGGGGAGCTTTGGTGGCTCGGTCGTGCAGCTCGTGCCCGGATCCAGATTTATTGGAGCCCCGAGGAGGCGCTCGATGAGAAGGTTTCATGTTAACGAAATCGGACCGACGAGGTCATGCTGGCTTTCGGGGATTCCGTGATCCGGTGTCTCTGCGAGCTGCGATCGCAATGGAATCTAGAATCCGTTTGACGTGCAGCGATGGATGAGGAGCGTGACTCCACCCGGTGCAACCAAGGTGTGCCTGTTCTCAGGCGGGCGGTGCATTCTGATTCTTCTGACTAGTAAGCCGGTCAAGAAACTCTGCAATCACCTGAGATTCCTCAGCGCCAGCAAGGTTCAACGCGCTTGGGCGATTCAGACCTGCTCGATCGACGGCTGATGGAATATCGGCAGGATTGTCTGCGACGAAGATCCAACCGAGGGAGGCGAGATGATTCGCCAGCTCCAGATCACTGTGGTAGATCAGCTCGCCGATATCGGACCTCCGCGGGACCACGATCGTTGGCTTCCCTGCACGCAGTGCGTCGCCGATACTGCCGGCTCCATCGTGCGTAATCACGAGGTCACAATTCCGAATCTGTTGGAGTAACTGATCATGAGGAATGTAGCGCTCGGATCTGTAGTTTCGCGGGCGATATGTCGAATCGCCGATTTGTGCGAAGACGCGAGGCGATAGCTTGTCTTGTTCAATAAGACAGTCCAATTCCCGAAGAAGCCGATTGAATCCTCTCTCACTGGTGCCTGTCAGGACGATGATGGAGGGATTGGTCGGTGGACGGCTCCTCGCACCATCCCCCCGCATCGGCGGAGTTACGACTATGGCGTGCGGATACGCCGCCCGAAGGGATGGCCAGGGAACGATGGTGAGATCACACCAGTGTCGTATGATTCGGCCAGTGAGAGAGGGACCACTGACCCGCGCCAGGCTCTCCATAAAGACAACTGGGATTCCCAAGCAAGCCGCGAGCATCAAGATCGAGAACACGTCACCAGCACCAGTGCTGACTACGACGTCTGGTCTTTCTTGAAGAACTATCCTCAGACTCTGGAGGAAGTTCAGGACCAGGTTTGCGGGGTTTCTGGCAACACGTCTCACATACCTCTTCCTCACCGTCAGAAGCGTGGATCGGGCATGAGGCGAGGCCACCGTCACCAAGACTCTCTCACAGCGATCGTACGCGCTGATGAGCGTTTCGAGTTCTGCTAGATGCCCGCCAGGTGTGGCAGCTAGACACACACGCAACACTTTCCGCTGCTCGCCGTTCGAGCCCTGTTGCGCGGATGAGGCGAACGTCTTGCTTCGCGTTAGGACCAGAATGCCACCACCACGAGAACAGCAGCGCAGAGGATCGCCTCTACGCTCCAGAGAATCGCAACTACCCGCCACTCTTCCATCGGGCGGTGTCTCATCACGATGTGAGTAAGAGATTCGACGCTTCCTTCGTGATGGAGCTTACCATCTGAGCCGAGCCTGCCGAAGTTCTCTCCTCGAAACCCAAGTCGTGCCTTGAGGACGAATTCGGCAATCATGGGGAGGAAGAGCAGGGCTGCAAGCGTCTTCATCGACGGGGAGGACACAATCGCCGCGGCTGCGATAGTGGCGCCAGCGAACAAGGTCATCGAATCGCCCGGGAACACACGCGCCGGAAACCTGTTGTACCAGAGGAACGCAAGCAGACTGCCCAGAAGCGGGAACAGAAGAAAGGCGCCCTCGCTCGACCCTATGAGACTTGAGAGCGCGATCATCGTGGTGGTCATGATGATCATCAGACCGGTTCCCAGTCCGTTTAGCCCTTCGAGCATGTTCGCTGCATTGGCCGCGCTGGTAATCCCAGTCGCCACGGCGACGACCATAATGACCCCAATGTTCAGGCCCAGCAGGTAGACATCCCCAGTTTGGTAAACCGCTGCACCTAGCGGTAGGGCGAGGATGAACGGAAGGAGGGCCTTCGTCCGCTTCCGCAGCCCGAACATGTCGTCCAAGAGGCCCACGACTCCTGCTCCGAGGGAGGCGAGCAGCGCGGCGTAGAAGTACGGCCTAGCCGGAGCGTCGGCGGGGTCTGAGAATACGACAAGTATCGTGACCCCGATGTAGAAACCGAGCATGACGCCGAGGCCGCCCATCTCGGGCACGAGAGGCTTGTCCGGCTTGTTGAGGTCCTTCCCCACGGCCGTGGTTCCTCGCAGGCTCCTAATGAGCCACGGTAGGAACAGGTAAGTGGCCAGGAACGCGGCGATAGCCGAGGCTACGAGGTACCTCAGGAGCGTTCGACCACCGCCTCGCCCATCCCCTCAAGCACCTATTTTTCCCTATAGACGATATTCTGCCCTCTGATAACGCTCCGGGTGGTGCAGATGTATCATCCGCGATAGCGGCGCGACAAGCTTCTTAACCCTCATGGCGAACGACAGCCATCGATGCACGTAGAGAAGATCCGGACCGCGTACATGCCCTCGTTCCGCCTCGAGCCGCGAGAGGTCCTGATTCTGATGAGCTTCGTCGGCGTCGCCGCCTACCTTCTCGGCTTCATCATCGGCATCATGAAGTAGGCCCCTCTTGGCTCGCAAAGTTACTTGTGTGTCTACCGCGCATCCCGAGCCCGATGGGCACCAGGATTCATCCAACCGCCGAGGTCTCCCCGCAAGCCTTCGTCGGCGATGGCACCTCGATCTGGCACTGGGCCCAGGTCCGCGAGGGCGCGCGGATCGGCGCCCGCTGCAACGTAGGCAAGGATGTCTACATCGACAAGGATGTCGTCGTGGGCGACGACTGCAAGATCCAGAACTTCGCCACCTTGTACCGTGGCCTGACGGTCGGTGACCGCGTGTTCATCGGCCCCCACGCCTGCTTTACGAACGACACGTACCCACGCGCAGTCAGCCGCGATTGGCAGGTCATTCCGACGAAGGTCGAGGATGGCGCTTCCATCGGCGCGAACGCCACGATTCTGTGCGGCCTATCGATCGGTCGGCACGC
This genomic window from Thermoplasmata archaeon contains:
- a CDS encoding glycosyltransferase — its product is MLAACLGIPVVFMESLARVSGPSLTGRIIRHWCDLTIVPWPSLRAAYPHAIVVTPPMRGDGARSRPPTNPSIIVLTGTSERGFNRLLRELDCLIEQDKLSPRVFAQIGDSTYRPRNYRSERYIPHDQLLQQIRNCDLVITHDGAGSIGDALRAGKPTIVVPRRSDIGELIYHSDLELANHLASLGWIFVADNPADIPSAVDRAGLNRPSALNLAGAEESQVIAEFLDRLTSQKNQNAPPA
- a CDS encoding UDP-N-acetylglucosamine--dolichyl-phosphate N-acetylglucosaminephosphotransferase, with amino-acid sequence MGKDLNKPDKPLVPEMGGLGVMLGFYIGVTILVVFSDPADAPARPYFYAALLASLGAGVVGLLDDMFGLRKRTKALLPFILALPLGAAVYQTGDVYLLGLNIGVIMVVAVATGITSAANAANMLEGLNGLGTGLMIIMTTTMIALSSLIGSSEGAFLLFPLLGSLLAFLWYNRFPARVFPGDSMTLFAGATIAAAAIVSSPSMKTLAALLFLPMIAEFVLKARLGFRGENFGRLGSDGKLHHEGSVESLTHIVMRHRPMEEWRVVAILWSVEAILCAAVLVVVAFWS
- a CDS encoding acyltransferase — encoded protein: MGTRIHPTAEVSPQAFVGDGTSIWHWAQVREGARIGARCNVGKDVYIDKDVVVGDDCKIQNFATLYRGLTVGDRVFIGPHACFTNDTYPRAVSRDWQVIPTKVEDGASIGANATILCGLSIGRHAMVAAGAVVTKDVPAHALVAGVPAKVVGWVCECGRPLDRAMRCARDGRTYPELRPRRARPAKPRSARRRP